From a region of the Sulfuriferula plumbiphila genome:
- the atpA gene encoding F0F1 ATP synthase subunit alpha: MQLNPTEISDLIKSKIQNLAAASELRTQGTVVSVTDGIVRIHGLSDVMQGEMLEFPGNTFGMALNLERDSVGAVVLGEYEHITEGDTVKCTGRILEVPIGPELIGRVVNSLGQPIDGKGPVNTRLTSPIEKIAPGVIARQSVTQPLQTGLKSVDAMVPIGRGQRELIIGDRQTGKTAVAVDAIINQKGTGVICIYVAVGQKASSVANVVRKLEEHGAMGHTIVVAATASDSAAMQYIAPYAGCTMGEYFRDRGEDALIVYDDLTKQAWAYRQISLLLRRPPGREAYPGDVFYLHSRLLERAARVNADYVEKATGGAVKGKTGSLTALPVIETQAGDVSAFVPTNVISITDGQIFLETDLFNAGIRPAINAGLSVSRVGGAAQTKVIKKLGGGTRLALAQYRELAAFAQFASDLDEATRKQLERGKLVTELMKQNQYAPMNVAEMALTLFAVNKGYMDDVEVKKTLAFEAALASYVKDKHGDLLDKIQSSGDMAADTEAALAQAIEAFKSSAVY; encoded by the coding sequence CTGGCCGCGGCCTCCGAGCTGCGCACCCAGGGCACCGTCGTTTCGGTGACTGACGGTATCGTGCGCATCCACGGCTTGTCCGACGTGATGCAGGGCGAGATGCTGGAATTTCCCGGCAACACCTTCGGCATGGCGCTGAACCTGGAGCGCGACTCCGTCGGAGCCGTGGTGCTGGGCGAATACGAACACATCACCGAAGGCGACACGGTCAAGTGCACCGGCCGCATTCTGGAAGTGCCCATCGGCCCCGAGCTGATCGGGCGCGTGGTGAACTCGCTGGGCCAGCCGATTGACGGCAAGGGCCCGGTCAACACCCGGCTGACCTCCCCCATTGAAAAAATCGCGCCTGGCGTGATTGCGCGTCAATCCGTGACCCAGCCGCTGCAAACCGGCCTGAAGTCGGTGGACGCCATGGTGCCCATCGGGCGTGGCCAGCGCGAGCTGATCATCGGCGACCGCCAGACCGGCAAGACCGCCGTTGCCGTGGACGCGATCATCAACCAGAAAGGCACCGGCGTGATCTGCATTTACGTCGCCGTGGGCCAGAAAGCCTCGTCGGTTGCCAACGTGGTGCGCAAGCTCGAAGAGCACGGCGCGATGGGTCACACCATCGTGGTGGCGGCGACCGCGTCCGACTCGGCCGCGATGCAATACATTGCCCCCTACGCCGGCTGCACCATGGGCGAATACTTCCGCGACCGCGGCGAAGACGCGCTGATCGTCTATGACGATCTGACCAAACAAGCCTGGGCGTACCGCCAGATTTCCCTGCTGCTGCGCCGTCCGCCCGGCCGTGAAGCGTATCCCGGCGACGTGTTCTACCTGCACTCGCGTCTGCTGGAGCGCGCCGCGCGCGTCAACGCCGACTATGTGGAAAAAGCCACCGGTGGCGCGGTCAAAGGCAAAACCGGTTCGCTCACCGCATTGCCGGTGATCGAGACCCAGGCGGGCGATGTCTCTGCGTTCGTTCCGACCAACGTGATCTCGATCACTGACGGCCAGATCTTCCTGGAAACCGACCTGTTCAACGCCGGTATCCGTCCCGCGATCAACGCCGGCCTGTCGGTGTCCCGCGTCGGCGGCGCCGCGCAGACCAAGGTGATCAAGAAGCTGGGCGGCGGTACCCGCCTGGCGCTGGCGCAGTACCGCGAACTCGCGGCATTTGCCCAGTTCGCCTCCGACCTGGACGAAGCGACGCGCAAGCAGCTGGAACGCGGCAAGCTGGTCACCGAGCTGATGAAGCAGAACCAGTATGCGCCGATGAACGTCGCGGAAATGGCGCTCACCCTGTTTGCGGTGAACAAGGGCTACATGGACGACGTGGAGGTGAAGAAGACGCTGGCGTTTGAAGCGGCGCTGGCCTCCTACGTGAAAGACAAGCATGGCGACCTGCTGGACAAAATCCAGAGCAGCGGCGACATGGCGGCGGACACGGAGGCGGCATTGGCCCAGGCCAT